Proteins encoded by one window of Ignavibacteriota bacterium:
- a CDS encoding T9SS type A sorting domain-containing protein: protein MKTNRLLKNLLILGFILIATTGVYGQMIQSSIIREDVEIWTPLQNPTESATGNDFRMYIPMQFPFLYDGNNVSYIYAYENGFITVNSVRDAGGNSLPAFPNTTNVISWYNRDLFTTGSLSYKFEGTAPYRVLTVQHLGARLLNDFSGNTFDAQIKFYETTNEVKIIYNTVTGFGFSELDGYLYFIGAATNRYINIAPNAPTLPSTFYYGHINPNPQPHLRADVRKYFYRGRSFTLTSTPRLSGVNPPSNAVLASGRVYSGDDRPFVRVSRTASNKDVVVRYSITGPIGQPGSQVIYTAINAPDLTASERVIPNPQPVGSGIRVLMPHAKGPAGRLSDGALDLTNQDNFPSGEYRVDAYLEYLDGTAYSHYQSSTFTIAFPSDIAILDIQEPIFNPGSIYQFSSAGVPIKILVKNQGADPLTFVRAIATIRNANGSVAGTVTDTFNLENDPLLFGEERELTFSQLWKASAVGVYDISVEVQMRTPSSDKFLSNNVFPREGGDKKFFEVAYQIEAEALTMLNPSTVYQNRPVRLAARFRNNGVSDISNTVARFVITYNGIEVYNQFADLKDLPSGLVRTTDLVWEIPFIPTNLGSHQVQITVFADNDEVPLNNTLNLTINVVEGLAGTYSITKDGGQFTTINDAVNALYQRGVAGPVTFLLKDPVYVEGNPSLNRPTIDFSSTIVGLDKPGNTVTFTVDPQFATRGSVQINLYSSTGIGVYFGQSSFPANTFAPVLDVNTALISKYSNAPKNIIFDGGSKKSLVFTIGTNNPFRAVFYLGDGASNIQIKNLLIEDGILQALSTDCHLPLSSFNSFLNRFEFDNDATAAGTYSAGVVLRSRPPRDPAFGSNPFRLDTLANSHNLIYGNEIQKFGYGIVSLGIGQLLDFNKSAYVKYYNHHNMFNNNIIHNVAKAAIFLGYEMNTEVFGNRIYNVQGVCGTYTAGIAAGGEARGNKAGYNNIGLYISSNEISNIRGTQNLFGISLVQARNDYFNLEEAFSFPDEDDNARIINNMIWGFETFSNDANVNAIMLSTERKDGYNWNTMTFEPKFTDYYSVGDVITNNTIILGNDGAVNNGTVIGVSLFNTNNTTFVNNAIEINDPQIAVNNPVTSAVFYYGLHSNIGGFESNRNAYWVESANSAIYRFIETDQMGRVVEFGHKTEFATLSQWQNWTQQDWNSVYGNFSRDFELIGISPFKLRIKSNPYPMGSVLNNRGMKVEGNDVDIDGKLRGEAGEKYDIGAVEFRGRTFGRDGEAVAFLTPGAYKATPPLQFSDAEYVMTTAPVGIKTIIRNNGQLPVAFQNATLRIFRQSPSGTFVQEGATITMPMNDLLFSEDVVVDFLTDDGINNPPTNLEFFPQTYGDLRNQNYNVPEQFKTMEANVTPLYRLEVSLQDDEFNANNKIEKIIRFFIRKSPVQLLVSAENIKTTAINSSDPIDIIAGNLNLDSLKASFFRLGWQINLDLEEPRIDVDIFDRRKWEPRSINYPIYRTLFWVDGHDVDGDGLAKRVTRYDRDQLQGFLSAGTIAHKKNLLVGSQEIVRNETPHFPDFLRNVLSARIGSPENPMNVGGSYDGKYVTGVIIGRDNEFMVRTTDFFGDDVPKVAANRIDNPGMGNTKIGMRYKNHINDIPGGNQVADINRIAVLTTSSVNYNVIFAGIDWRHWANLDGIIRGFFDDLEYNLGNVLPIELLSFDAKAVGKRVDLNWVTASEENASKFVVERSDVSESGKNFISVDEVAAVGNSNITNYYGPVIDTKVEMGKSYIYRLKMLDRDGSFEYSDERLVTLTSINGTISLDEVKPNPARDISTVSFSIGNDMDVTVSLFDINGKEIQVISRGMLNAGVHNFDINLSQIPSGSYTVVLKSGDVLLNSKLNVVK from the coding sequence GTGAAAACAAACAGATTACTAAAGAATTTACTGATTCTTGGGTTCATACTGATAGCGACTACCGGAGTTTACGGTCAGATGATTCAGAGCTCGATTATCAGAGAAGACGTAGAGATATGGACGCCACTTCAAAATCCTACCGAGTCAGCTACCGGTAACGATTTCAGGATGTATATCCCTATGCAGTTCCCATTTTTGTATGATGGGAATAATGTTTCATACATCTATGCTTATGAGAATGGTTTTATAACCGTAAATAGTGTTAGAGACGCCGGTGGAAACAGTCTTCCGGCTTTTCCTAATACAACCAATGTGATATCATGGTACAATCGTGATTTGTTTACAACCGGGTCTTTGTCCTACAAATTCGAAGGAACAGCTCCTTACAGAGTTTTAACTGTTCAGCATTTAGGAGCGAGACTCTTAAATGATTTCAGCGGTAATACCTTCGATGCTCAAATTAAATTTTACGAAACAACGAATGAAGTTAAAATTATATATAATACCGTAACAGGTTTTGGATTTTCAGAACTTGACGGATATTTATATTTCATTGGTGCAGCCACAAATCGTTATATCAATATTGCACCAAATGCACCTACATTACCTTCAACTTTTTACTATGGTCACATAAACCCAAATCCACAGCCACATTTAAGAGCTGATGTAAGGAAATATTTTTATCGTGGTCGCTCATTTACTTTGACATCAACTCCACGTTTGTCGGGTGTTAATCCACCAAGCAATGCTGTACTTGCATCAGGCAGAGTATATTCAGGCGATGACAGACCTTTTGTAAGAGTAAGCCGTACAGCAAGCAACAAAGATGTTGTTGTTCGTTATTCAATCACTGGTCCAATTGGTCAGCCTGGCAGTCAGGTAATCTATACTGCAATCAATGCTCCTGATTTAACAGCATCAGAAAGAGTAATACCTAACCCCCAACCCGTTGGTTCAGGCATCAGAGTACTTATGCCTCATGCCAAAGGTCCTGCAGGAAGACTTTCCGACGGAGCTTTAGACTTAACTAATCAGGACAATTTCCCAAGTGGTGAATACAGAGTTGATGCTTATCTTGAATATCTTGATGGTACAGCTTATTCACACTACCAATCTTCGACATTTACAATCGCTTTCCCAAGCGATATAGCTATTTTAGATATTCAGGAGCCGATTTTCAATCCGGGTTCTATTTATCAATTCTCAAGTGCCGGAGTTCCGATTAAAATTTTAGTAAAGAATCAGGGTGCAGACCCTCTTACATTTGTAAGAGCTATTGCTACTATTCGCAATGCTAATGGAAGTGTTGCCGGAACAGTAACTGATACTTTCAATCTTGAAAATGACCCATTGTTATTTGGTGAAGAACGCGAACTTACATTCTCACAACTTTGGAAAGCAAGTGCTGTTGGTGTATATGACATTTCTGTTGAAGTTCAGATGCGTACTCCTTCATCAGACAAATTCTTATCAAATAACGTTTTCCCAAGAGAAGGCGGCGACAAGAAATTCTTTGAAGTAGCATATCAGATTGAAGCTGAAGCGCTAACGATGCTCAATCCATCCACTGTTTATCAGAATCGCCCTGTCAGGCTTGCAGCACGATTCCGTAATAACGGTGTATCAGATATTTCCAATACAGTTGCAAGATTTGTTATTACTTATAACGGAATTGAAGTTTACAATCAGTTCGCTGATTTAAAAGACTTACCAAGCGGTCTTGTTCGTACAACTGACCTTGTTTGGGAAATTCCATTTATACCGACAAACTTAGGCTCACATCAGGTTCAAATTACAGTATTTGCTGATAATGATGAAGTACCCTTGAACAATACCCTAAATTTAACAATTAATGTTGTTGAAGGTCTTGCCGGAACATATTCAATTACAAAAGACGGCGGTCAGTTCACAACAATCAACGACGCTGTGAATGCTCTCTACCAGAGAGGCGTAGCCGGTCCTGTTACTTTCTTGCTGAAAGACCCTGTATATGTTGAAGGTAATCCTTCTCTCAACAGACCAACAATTGACTTCAGCTCAACTATAGTAGGTCTTGACAAGCCGGGCAATACAGTAACATTTACTGTTGACCCTCAGTTTGCAACAAGAGGTAGTGTTCAGATTAATCTTTACTCTTCAACCGGTATTGGTGTTTATTTTGGTCAGTCGAGCTTCCCCGCAAATACATTTGCTCCGGTTCTTGATGTCAATACAGCACTAATTTCCAAATATTCAAACGCTCCAAAGAACATCATTTTTGATGGCGGCAGCAAGAAATCTCTTGTATTTACAATCGGCACTAATAATCCATTCCGTGCTGTGTTCTACTTAGGTGATGGTGCTTCAAATATTCAAATCAAAAACTTATTGATTGAAGATGGTATTCTTCAGGCACTTAGCACTGATTGCCACCTTCCACTCAGTTCATTTAATTCATTCCTGAACAGATTTGAATTTGACAATGATGCAACTGCAGCCGGTACTTATTCTGCGGGTGTTGTATTAAGAAGCCGTCCACCGAGAGACCCTGCATTTGGTTCAAATCCTTTCAGACTTGATACTCTTGCCAACAGTCACAACTTAATTTATGGTAATGAAATCCAGAAATTCGGTTACGGTATTGTATCGCTTGGTATTGGTCAGTTACTTGATTTCAACAAATCTGCTTATGTGAAATATTATAATCATCATAATATGTTCAATAACAACATTATTCATAATGTTGCTAAAGCTGCTATTTTCCTTGGATATGAAATGAATACCGAAGTTTTCGGAAATAGAATATATAATGTTCAGGGCGTCTGCGGAACTTATACTGCAGGTATAGCTGCCGGTGGAGAAGCACGCGGTAATAAAGCCGGATACAACAATATCGGATTATATATTTCATCAAATGAAATTAGCAATATTCGCGGTACACAAAATCTATTCGGTATTAGTCTTGTTCAGGCAAGAAATGATTATTTCAATCTTGAAGAAGCTTTCTCATTCCCTGATGAAGACGATAATGCACGCATTATCAATAACATGATTTGGGGATTTGAAACATTCAGCAATGATGCAAATGTAAATGCTATCATGCTTTCTACTGAACGTAAAGATGGTTACAACTGGAATACAATGACATTCGAGCCAAAATTCACAGATTATTATTCAGTCGGTGATGTAATAACCAATAATACAATTATTCTTGGTAATGACGGTGCTGTTAATAATGGTACTGTAATCGGTGTTTCATTGTTTAATACAAACAATACAACATTTGTAAATAATGCTATTGAAATTAATGACCCTCAAATTGCTGTAAATAATCCTGTAACTTCTGCTGTATTCTATTATGGTTTACATTCAAACATAGGCGGATTTGAGTCAAATCGTAACGCTTATTGGGTTGAGTCAGCAAATTCTGCAATTTACAGATTTATCGAAACTGACCAAATGGGTAGAGTCGTTGAATTTGGTCACAAGACTGAGTTTGCTACTTTAAGCCAATGGCAAAACTGGACTCAGCAAGACTGGAATTCAGTTTATGGAAACTTCTCAAGAGATTTTGAACTAATTGGAATTTCACCTTTCAAATTGAGAATTAAGTCAAATCCATATCCTATGGGTTCAGTTCTTAATAACCGAGGTATGAAAGTTGAAGGTAACGATGTTGATATTGACGGCAAACTTCGTGGTGAAGCCGGTGAAAAATATGACATTGGTGCTGTTGAATTCCGTGGCAGAACATTTGGTCGCGATGGTGAAGCAGTTGCATTCCTTACTCCGGGTGCATATAAAGCTACTCCTCCATTACAATTCAGCGATGCTGAATATGTAATGACTACTGCACCTGTTGGTATTAAAACCATTATCAGAAATAACGGACAACTTCCTGTTGCATTCCAGAATGCTACATTGAGAATTTTCCGTCAATCACCGAGCGGTACATTCGTTCAGGAAGGTGCTACAATTACAATGCCTATGAACGATCTTCTGTTCTCAGAAGATGTTGTTGTTGACTTCCTTACTGATGACGGTATAAATAATCCGCCAACTAATTTGGAATTCTTCCCGCAGACTTATGGTGATTTAAGAAATCAGAATTACAACGTTCCTGAGCAGTTCAAGACTATGGAAGCTAACGTAACGCCGCTTTACAGACTTGAAGTATCTCTTCAGGATGACGAGTTTAATGCGAATAATAAGATTGAAAAAATCATAAGATTCTTCATTCGCAAGAGTCCTGTTCAATTATTGGTTTCAGCTGAAAACATTAAAACTACTGCAATTAATTCATCTGACCCAATAGATATTATTGCAGGAAATCTTAATCTTGACAGCTTAAAAGCATCATTCTTCAGACTTGGATGGCAAATTAATCTTGACCTTGAAGAACCAAGAATTGACGTTGATATCTTTGACAGAAGAAAATGGGAACCACGCTCAATCAACTACCCTATCTACCGCACTTTATTCTGGGTTGACGGGCATGATGTTGATGGTGATGGTCTTGCTAAAAGAGTTACAAGATATGACCGTGACCAACTTCAAGGGTTCTTGTCAGCCGGTACGATTGCTCATAAGAAAAATCTACTTGTAGGTAGCCAGGAAATCGTAAGAAATGAAACTCCTCATTTTCCTGATTTCCTTCGTAATGTACTTTCAGCAAGAATCGGAAGTCCTGAAAATCCGATGAATGTCGGTGGAAGTTATGATGGTAAATATGTAACCGGTGTAATAATCGGCAGAGATAACGAATTTATGGTTCGCACAACTGATTTCTTTGGTGATGATGTACCTAAAGTTGCTGCTAACAGAATAGACAACCCCGGAATGGGTAATACTAAGATTGGTATGAGATATAAAAATCATATCAATGACATACCTGGTGGTAATCAGGTTGCTGATATTAACAGAATTGCTGTTCTTACTACATCTTCAGTTAATTATAACGTAATATTTGCCGGAATTGACTGGAGACATTGGGCTAATCTTGATGGCATTATTCGTGGCTTCTTTGATGACCTTGAATATAACCTTGGCAATGTTCTTCCTATTGAACTTCTTAGCTTTGATGCTAAAGCAGTTGGAAAACGTGTTGATCTTAATTGGGTAACTGCAAGCGAAGAAAATGCTTCAAAATTCGTTGTTGAAAGAAGTGATGTCAGCGAATCCGGCAAAAACTTCATTTCTGTTGATGAGGTTGCTGCAGTTGGAAATAGCAATATCACTAACTATTACGGTCCAGTAATTGATACTAAAGTTGAAATGGGTAAATCATACATATACAGACTGAAAATGCTTGACAGAGACGGTAGTTTCGAATACAGTGATGAAAGACTTGTAACACTTACAAGTATAAATGGTACAATTTCACTTGATGAAGTTAAGCCTAATCCTGCTCGTGATATATCTACTGTTTCATTCAGCATCGGTAATGATATGGATGTTACTGTTTCATTATTTGATATCAATGGTAAAGAAATTCAGGTTATTTCACGCGGTATGCTTAATGCCGGTGTTCATAACTTTGATATCAATCTTTCACAGATTCCTTCAGGCTCTTATACTGTAGTTCTGAAGAGTGGTGATGTTCTTTTAAATTCAAAACTTAATGTTGTTAAGTAA
- the ruvB gene encoding Holliday junction branch migration DNA helicase RuvB, giving the protein MSKRSDNTESEKTTGDELESSLRPLDFEEFVGQKKIVDNLKIFIEAAVKREEPLDHVLLTGPPGLGKTTLSHIIAKEMGANLKITSGPVLEKPGDLAGLLTNLQEGDVLFIDEIHRLNNVVEEYLYSAMEDYTLDILIDSGPSARSIQISIPKFTLVGATTRAGLITAPLLSRFGVVSRLDYYEARDLMLVVLRSAGILKVKIMEDAAWELASRARGTPRIANRLLRRTRDFAQVKGNGIIDLDISKYALESLEVDEFGLDDMDKRILLTIIEKFSGGPVGLTTIAASIGEDPGTIEEVYEPFLLQQGFIQRTARGRIATDSSYRHFSVENKKRGNLFME; this is encoded by the coding sequence ATGTCAAAAAGAAGTGATAATACTGAATCCGAAAAAACTACAGGGGACGAACTTGAGAGTTCTCTGAGACCTCTTGATTTTGAAGAATTTGTCGGACAAAAAAAAATAGTTGATAATCTCAAAATTTTCATTGAGGCTGCTGTCAAAAGAGAAGAACCATTAGATCATGTTCTTCTTACAGGTCCTCCCGGTCTTGGTAAAACTACACTCAGTCACATTATAGCAAAAGAAATGGGTGCTAATCTCAAAATAACATCCGGACCGGTACTCGAAAAACCGGGCGACCTTGCCGGACTTCTAACCAATTTGCAAGAGGGTGACGTACTTTTCATAGACGAAATCCACAGACTTAACAATGTTGTGGAAGAATATCTCTATTCTGCTATGGAAGATTACACTCTCGATATTTTGATTGACTCCGGACCATCAGCAAGGTCAATCCAAATAAGCATACCCAAATTTACACTTGTGGGAGCTACAACACGTGCAGGACTTATTACAGCACCACTACTAAGCAGGTTTGGTGTTGTCTCAAGGCTTGATTATTACGAAGCACGCGATTTGATGCTGGTAGTTCTGCGATCTGCCGGAATTCTCAAAGTAAAAATCATGGAAGATGCAGCTTGGGAATTAGCATCCCGTGCAAGAGGAACTCCGAGAATTGCTAATCGTCTTCTGCGAAGAACAAGGGATTTTGCTCAGGTCAAAGGAAACGGAATAATTGATTTGGATATTTCAAAGTATGCACTTGAATCGCTCGAAGTGGATGAATTCGGTCTTGACGATATGGATAAAAGAATTTTGCTGACAATAATCGAAAAATTTTCAGGTGGACCTGTCGGACTTACTACAATAGCTGCTTCAATCGGTGAAGACCCGGGCACAATAGAAGAAGTCTATGAGCCGTTTCTTCTGCAGCAAGGGTTTATTCAGAGAACTGCCCGCGGACGCATTGCAACAGATTCTTCTTACAGACATTTTAGTGTCGAAAATAAAAAAAGAGGCAATCTTTTTATGGAATAA
- a CDS encoding T9SS type A sorting domain-containing protein, with protein sequence MKNILINSLVILILFVTLSNSQTIDKELLPELISPSNAGTEFQFSFIPIYFDENDNYNTVRIYLSSSVNCSVRINVPQSFIDTTLEVKANRVSEYSLHPKLVIPYSREMDDFLQIPERVVNRRAMKITSDSPIIVYALVRLKNYSEGFIVLPKNFWGREYNISTYNDFRNNTNTFAPSTAVIVGGYDNTRVTFRLGGNDKTRIMLSNMKDSLVTGESYVMNLNEGDIWVIPAVGNTNDLTGSTIRANRPVSVVTGNYCANVPMNISPCGHLIEQELPVTSFSYRYFVTPIIGRKRGSYVKVSAHAPNTDVMLNGSKQGTIAENYGKEGEGFLSFRVNNDNKPAVISSDKRINVVQFNYGKQDDEDDGIPFKTQVLSSEHFSKLIKFNLPALKISKFFVKNYANIIFKPDSEGNIPIDMTLTEFDANGNRKVKTVRELAKNPSVEFPDPETDGSRYHFLTIELPQSGNFLLKSSEPAGVMIYGNTLKEAYGYPAGIRMVNNDRPNDTLAPSVNFTPYANGEYAGEIIDMPTQSNVRSNLAMVHLIGDSSYNYRLNFNSFTPGVDNSTTFDIRPISITEPAQAYLRVVDFSGNDTILRFYYTNVPELPVIKLAEFAETKLCPDNDYKINFNVTQAEMQNTNRFRLRLGKVVPDKPGFPLAIAEVQGASPREINFKLPINLSTGDDYFLYIESTVPPIISDTIENISIYEMPDLSISGIRKAFSGNEYIYVTQKRNVIYKWTAVNGNITGADDSDTVRINWSDYRSGKVVLTYTSEDGCSIVREIQVDITPENNNKIEGLDLVCKTDEVFYNSVETTGTFQWSVSGGTIIGNSELPLIKIKWNDVGERLIKLRHTTMDGYIKDMSMTVTVADIPDKPTITRNLSILTSSSPNGNQWYFNGEIIAGARARTFDAASNEGIYTVRVTISGCTSELSDEYDYKIASVLLGDNDLDFEIYPNPAGDYVTVQLNNKFLKYFAATEKVKILDILGIEVISVSSALQSQLNENGLIIDVSQLPAGIYFIHIGNKIVKFAKM encoded by the coding sequence GTGAAAAATATTTTAATTAATTCTTTAGTAATATTAATATTGTTTGTAACTTTATCAAATTCACAAACAATAGACAAAGAACTTTTGCCGGAGCTTATCTCACCGAGTAACGCAGGGACTGAATTTCAGTTCAGCTTTATTCCAATATATTTTGATGAAAATGATAATTATAACACAGTGAGAATTTATTTATCTTCATCAGTGAATTGTAGTGTAAGGATAAATGTTCCGCAATCATTTATAGATACCACTTTGGAAGTTAAAGCCAATCGCGTTTCCGAATATTCACTCCATCCTAAGCTTGTAATTCCTTATTCAAGGGAAATGGATGATTTTCTTCAAATACCTGAACGTGTAGTAAATCGAAGAGCAATGAAAATAACATCAGATTCTCCTATAATTGTTTATGCTTTAGTACGACTGAAGAATTACTCTGAGGGATTTATTGTACTGCCCAAGAATTTCTGGGGCAGAGAGTACAATATATCAACATATAATGATTTTAGGAATAATACCAATACATTTGCTCCATCAACGGCTGTTATAGTAGGAGGATATGATAATACAAGAGTAACATTCCGATTAGGTGGCAACGATAAAACACGCATAATGCTGTCGAATATGAAGGACTCACTTGTTACTGGAGAAAGCTATGTAATGAATTTAAATGAAGGTGATATTTGGGTTATACCTGCTGTTGGAAATACAAATGACCTTACAGGCAGTACTATAAGAGCTAACAGACCGGTATCGGTAGTGACAGGTAATTACTGCGCCAATGTACCTATGAATATTTCTCCTTGTGGTCATTTAATCGAACAGGAACTTCCCGTTACTTCTTTTTCATACAGATATTTTGTAACCCCCATTATTGGCAGAAAACGTGGTTCTTATGTGAAAGTAAGTGCTCACGCTCCCAATACTGATGTTATGCTGAATGGCAGTAAACAAGGGACAATTGCCGAAAATTACGGTAAGGAAGGAGAGGGATTCTTATCATTTAGAGTCAATAATGACAATAAACCGGCTGTAATTTCATCCGACAAGCGCATAAATGTAGTGCAGTTTAACTATGGCAAGCAAGATGATGAAGATGACGGAATTCCATTCAAAACTCAAGTATTATCAAGTGAACATTTCTCGAAACTTATTAAGTTTAATCTTCCTGCACTTAAAATATCTAAATTTTTCGTTAAAAATTATGCTAATATCATATTCAAACCTGATTCAGAAGGCAATATCCCGATTGATATGACGCTAACCGAGTTTGATGCAAACGGAAATCGCAAGGTTAAAACAGTTCGCGAACTTGCCAAAAATCCTTCAGTTGAGTTTCCTGACCCTGAAACCGATGGCAGTCGCTATCACTTTCTGACAATCGAGCTTCCTCAGAGCGGTAATTTTTTGCTAAAATCTTCTGAACCTGCAGGAGTAATGATATATGGAAATACACTAAAAGAAGCTTATGGCTATCCTGCCGGAATAAGAATGGTCAACAATGACAGACCTAATGATACTCTTGCGCCTTCAGTTAATTTTACTCCTTATGCAAATGGCGAATATGCGGGAGAAATAATTGATATGCCTACTCAATCAAATGTAAGAAGCAACCTTGCTATGGTTCACCTTATTGGTGATTCATCATATAATTATCGCCTGAATTTCAATAGTTTTACACCGGGAGTTGATAATTCTACTACATTCGATATACGCCCTATTAGCATTACTGAACCTGCTCAGGCATATCTGAGAGTAGTTGATTTTTCAGGTAATGATACAATATTAAGATTCTATTATACCAATGTTCCGGAACTGCCTGTTATAAAATTAGCTGAATTTGCTGAAACAAAATTATGCCCTGATAATGACTATAAAATCAATTTCAATGTAACTCAGGCAGAGATGCAAAATACTAACAGGTTCAGACTAAGATTAGGAAAAGTTGTGCCGGATAAACCGGGTTTTCCACTTGCCATTGCCGAAGTTCAAGGAGCTTCCCCGAGAGAAATCAACTTCAAATTACCAATAAACCTTTCAACCGGTGATGATTACTTTTTGTATATCGAAAGTACAGTACCACCCATCATAAGCGATACGATAGAAAATATTTCAATCTACGAAATGCCTGATTTGTCCATAAGTGGTATAAGAAAAGCTTTCTCGGGTAATGAGTACATTTATGTTACTCAGAAAAGGAATGTCATTTACAAATGGACTGCTGTTAATGGAAATATCACAGGTGCAGATGATTCTGATACTGTAAGAATCAACTGGTCAGATTACCGTAGTGGGAAAGTTGTTCTTACTTATACATCCGAGGACGGATGTTCAATTGTCAGAGAAATTCAGGTTGATATTACCCCGGAAAATAACAACAAAATCGAAGGTTTGGACTTGGTTTGCAAAACTGATGAGGTGTTTTACAATTCCGTAGAAACAACCGGTACTTTTCAGTGGTCTGTTTCAGGTGGTACTATAATCGGAAATAGTGAACTTCCACTTATAAAAATCAAATGGAATGACGTTGGCGAAAGGTTAATTAAATTGCGTCATACCACTATGGATGGCTATATTAAAGATATGTCAATGACTGTCACAGTTGCCGACATACCGGACAAGCCAACAATCACACGTAACCTATCAATATTAACATCAAGCTCTCCAAATGGCAACCAGTGGTATTTTAACGGAGAAATTATTGCAGGAGCGAGAGCAAGGACATTCGATGCAGCAAGCAATGAAGGAATTTATACCGTCAGAGTCACAATATCGGGCTGCACAAGTGAATTATCAGATGAATATGATTACAAAATTGCGTCAGTATTATTGGGTGATAATGATTTGGATTTTGAAATTTATCCAAATCCTGCAGGAGATTATGTTACAGTTCAACTAAATAACAAATTCCTTAAGTATTTTGCTGCAACTGAAAAAGTGAAAATCTTAGATATTCTTGGAATAGAAGTAATATCCGTCTCGTCTGCCTTGCAGTCACAACTAAACGAGAACGGTTTAATAATTGATGTCTCTCAACTTCCGGCAGGCATTTATTTTATACATATTGGAAATAAAATAGTCAAATTTGCGAAGATGTAA
- a CDS encoding sodium-dependent transporter, which yields MQNERGLWTSKTGFILAAAGSAVGLGNIWRFPYIVGENGGGAFVLIYLIFVLLLGLPYLMAEFSLGRAFQLNPVGAINKVKPNSIWRFSGYIGIATSIGILSFYGVIAGWTFGYIFKSFGDPITNGTESFTSFINNPIYEIGLFAFFIFLTALIVYKGVEAGIEKWSKILMPFLLVIMIFLIIYANMLPGASQGLEFYLVPDFSKISLKTILAALGQAFFSLSLGLGLMVTFGSYLPKSTDIFSASLYIVLFDALIAILGGLIVFPALFAMGENPASGPALVFIVFPQLFSQMAGGMYIGALFFVLLSIAALTSTVSLLEVPVSFIVDEKKSNRKSMVWKASFVVFIIGLPSALSQGTVTFFSDFGLFPSSLASPDFLSQMSFLFGDFMLTFGALTLCIFIGWVWGAKNASSELSLGSRFFSKFSGIWVILIKYIIPIIVLIILLGIFKISDMVE from the coding sequence ATGCAGAACGAAAGAGGATTATGGACATCCAAAACTGGGTTTATTCTCGCAGCCGCCGGCTCGGCAGTTGGACTTGGCAATATTTGGAGATTCCCATACATAGTAGGTGAAAACGGTGGCGGTGCTTTTGTATTAATTTATTTAATATTTGTATTGCTTTTGGGATTGCCCTATCTTATGGCAGAATTTTCACTTGGCAGAGCATTTCAACTTAATCCGGTAGGTGCAATAAATAAGGTAAAACCAAATTCCATTTGGCGGTTCAGCGGTTATATAGGTATAGCAACAAGTATAGGAATTTTGTCATTTTATGGTGTTATTGCCGGCTGGACTTTCGGATATATTTTTAAATCGTTTGGCGATCCGATAACTAATGGCACAGAAAGCTTTACTTCCTTTATCAATAATCCGATATACGAGATTGGACTATTTGCATTTTTCATTTTTCTGACTGCTTTGATTGTATATAAAGGTGTGGAAGCCGGTATTGAGAAATGGTCTAAAATTCTGATGCCTTTTTTGCTTGTAATAATGATTTTTCTTATCATTTATGCAAATATGCTTCCCGGTGCTTCACAGGGTTTGGAATTTTATCTGGTTCCGGATTTTAGCAAAATTTCACTCAAAACAATACTTGCTGCACTCGGACAAGCATTCTTTTCGCTTAGTTTGGGGCTTGGACTTATGGTAACATTTGGCAGTTATTTGCCAAAATCAACTGATATATTTTCAGCATCATTATATATTGTTTTATTTGATGCGTTAATTGCAATTCTGGGCGGTCTGATAGTGTTCCCTGCTCTTTTTGCAATGGGAGAAAATCCTGCATCAGGTCCTGCTCTTGTATTTATAGTATTTCCTCAACTATTTTCGCAAATGGCGGGTGGAATGTATATTGGTGCTTTATTTTTCGTTTTGCTCTCAATAGCCGCTCTTACTTCGACGGTCTCACTGCTTGAAGTGCCGGTATCTTTTATTGTGGATGAAAAGAAAAGCAATCGGAAGAGTATGGTATGGAAAGCATCATTTGTCGTGTTCATAATTGGTCTTCCCTCAGCACTTTCTCAGGGTACAGTTACTTTTTTTTCGGACTTCGGTTTATTTCCGTCAAGTCTTGCCTCGCCTGATTTTCTGAGTCAAATGAGCTTTTTATTCGGTGATTTTATGCTGACATTCGGGGCGCTGACGCTTTGCATTTTCATTGGCTGGGTTTGGGGTGCTAAGAATGCTTCTTCGGAATTGTCTTTAGGAAGCAGGTTTTTCAGTAAGTTTTCAGGTATTTGGGTTATTTTAATAAAATATATTATTCCTATAATAGTTTTAATAATTTTGTTGGGCATTTTCAAAATCAGCGATATGGTTGAATAA